From Alosa sapidissima isolate fAloSap1 chromosome 2, fAloSap1.pri, whole genome shotgun sequence, one genomic window encodes:
- the zeb2a gene encoding zinc finger E-box-binding homeobox 2a isoform X1, producing the protein MKQESMAEGPRCKRRKQANPRRKNVLNYENVVEAGSESDEEDRLLASEGEGSPAGVPSREASPRVGHALLSCRGNEEIDARDGPGNHVWRHPGDINGTEERKEEYNPLSPEVSLHGVGNGSVKGDGPSELESFFSKRKLEESVGHAASIAEYLQRGDTAIIYPEAPEEVTRLGTPEANGQDENENDLTPRTPDDFAQLLTCPYCDRGYKRLTSLKEHIKYRHEKNEESFPCPLCSETFAYRTQLERHMATHKPARDQPPILNEAATNRKFKCTECGKAFKYKHHLKEHLRIHSGEKPYECSNCKKRFSHSGSYSSHISSKKCIGLIAINGRVRNGVGTKPGSSPNSAASSPGSPALAQLRHKLESGRSMGMSDPSSHADIKAEPLDFNEYRLMMATQQEFGGPGAFVNGSGRGGSPLGMHGSAQNPLHLGMGLESQLMSYSMMGNNLSEVQKVLQIVDNTVCRQKLDGNPDDISKLRAYMKEMGAQMEEQKLALASPRAGFPGVGHNSPTKSIIDYTLEKVNEAKACLQSLTEDSKRRVVDIKKEKPNHGTEDKGQERNGQYVPFSCQFCKETFQGPIPLHQHERYLCKMNEEIKAALKPNESLTPSHRGLFSSEQQAMMISSALSERGATSPINLFKDHVSVLKAYFAMNTEPNSEELLKISIAVGLPQEFVKEWFAQWKAQTHQTASRKRSPPPERSSVDSNHGLAQESALARSPISLAQYGETVSEHQRNGDSGHRLSKPHQFTGMRQMGEKPLDSMDHLRSDTSSPLNLSSTSSKNSHSSSYTPNSLASEDAHGEPLDLSLPKHIRDLKAERKLKLNGFAIERNSEPLKHEQGTEPLDLAHIKKEFHGSNTNAMGNNESQQEKSSSPIFGINPFGGGHMYTSLPPHGAFPPPTFMPPAQASIPGLRHYPGLDPMSFLPHMAYTYAAGAATFAEMQQRRKYQRKPGFQGELLDGTADYLSGLEDLTDSDSLLSRKKIKKTESGMYACDLCDKTFQKTSSLLRHKYEHTGKRPHQCQICKKAFKHKHHLIEHSRLHSGEKPYQCDKCGKRFSHSGSYSQHMNHRYSYCKREAEEREAAEREVRDKSTPLEPTELLMRRAYLQGLGPLGYSDPEDQVEDAAAGGRGGTILRDGSEGSGPTREVESGAYREVESGAYREVMDRRREEGMEAEEEEGEGFERKSPMKDEGGEIGEMTGPDEKDSPRRKTESKSDPDEEKDEDAD; encoded by the exons TGCTGAACTATGAGAATGTGGTGGAGGCCGGGTCTGAGTCGGACGAGGAGGACAGGCTGCTGGCGTCGGAGGGTGAGGGCAGTCCGGCGGGAGTGCCCAGCCGAGAGGCGTCGCCACGGGTGGGCCACGCCCTGCTGTCCTGCCGTGGCAACGAGGAGATCGACGCCAGAGATGGCCCGGGCAACCATGTCTGGCGCCATCCTGGTGACATCAATGGTACTG aggagagaaaagaagaataCAACCCTTTGAGCCCAGAGGTGTCTCTCCATGGAGTTGGCAATGGTTCAG TGAAGGGCGATGGCCCCTCGGAGCTGGAGAGCTTCTTTTCAAAGCGGAAGCTGGAGGAGAGTGTGGGCCATGCGGCCAGCATTGCTGAATACCTGCAGCGTGGCGACACGGCCATCATTTACCCAGAAGCCCCGGAGGAGGTCACCCGTCTGGGCACTCCCGAGGCCAACGGGCAGGACGAGAACGAAAATG ACCTGACACCCCGGACGCCAGACGACTTTGCCCAGCTGCTGACCTGCCCTTACTGTGACCGTGGCTACAAGCGGCTGACGTCTCTTAAGGAGCACATCAAGTACCGCCATGAGAAGAACGAGGAGAGCTTCCCATGCCCCCTGTGCAGCGAGACATTTGCCTACCGCACACAGCTGGAACGCCATATGGCCACCCACAAGCCAGCTCGAGACCAG CCCCCGATACTGAACGAAGCAGCCACCAACCGAAAGTTCAAATGCACTGAGTGTGGCAAGGCGTTCAAATACAAACATCATCTGAAGGAGCATCTCCGAATTCATAGTG GTGAGAAGCCGTACGAATGCTCCAACTGCAAGAAGCGCTTCTCCCACTCTGGCTCCTACAGCTCCCACATCAGCAGCAAGAAGTGCATCGGCCTGATCGCCATCAACGGCCGCGTGCGCAACGGCGTGGGCACCAAGCCAGGCTCCTCGCCCAACTCCGCCGCCTCCTCGCCAGGCAGCCCTGCCTTGGCGCAGCTCCGCCACAAACTGGAGAGCGGGCGATCCATGGGCATGTCGGACCCGTCCAGCCATGCTGACATCAAAGCGGAGCCGTTGGACTTCAACGAGTACCGGCTCATGATGGCCACCCAGCAGGAGTTTGGAGGTCCGGGTGCCTTTGTCAATGGAAGTGGCCGAGGCGGGAGCCCCCTCGGAATGCACGGGTCCGCCCAGAACCCTCTGCACCTCGGCATGGGGCTGGAGTCCCAGCTCATGAGCTACTCCATGATGGGAAACAACCTGAGCGAGGTGCAGAAGGTCCTCCAAATCGTCGACAACACCGTCTGCCGGCAAAAGCTGGACGGCAACCCTGATGACATCTCCAAGCTGAGGGCCTACATGAAGGAGATGGGGGCTCAGATGGAGGAGCAGAAGCTGGCATTGGCCTCACCCCGAGCGGGCTTCCCCGGGGTAGGTCACAACAGCCCCACGAAAAGCATTATAGACTACACCCTGGAAAAGGTCAACGAGGCCAAAGCCTGCCTCCAGAGTCTCACTGAGGACTCCAAGAGGCGGGTGGTGGACATCAAGAAGGAGAAACCCAACCATGGCACTGAGGACAAGGGTCAAGAGAGGAACGGACAGTATGTACCCTTCTCCTGCCAGTTCTGCAAGGAGACCTTCCAAGGGCCCATTCCCCTGCACCAACACGAGCGGTACCTGTGCAAGATGAATGAGGAGATCAAGGCCGCCCTAAAGCCAAACGAAAGTCTTACTCCAAGCCACCGAGGGCTGTTTAGTTCCGAGCAGCAGGCCATGATGATTTCGTCGGCCCTGTCCGAGCGAGGAGCCACCAGCCCCATCAACCTCTTCAAGGACCACGTGTCCGTGCTGAAAGCCTACTTCGCCATGAACACGGAGCCGAACTCCGAGGAGTTGCTCAAGATCTCCATCGCCGTGGGCCTCCCTCAGGAGTTCGTCAAAGAGTGGTTCGCCCAGTGGAAGGCCCAGACACACCAAACGGCGTCCAGAAAGAGGTCGCCTCCTCCAGAGCGAAGCAGTGTTGACAGCAACCACGGCTTGGCCCAGGAGTCAGCACTTGCCCGATCCCCCATTTCCCTCGCTCAGTACGGGGAGACCGTTTCAGAGCACCAGAGGAATGGGGACTCTGGACACAGACTAAGCAAACCCCACCAGTTTACAGGCATGAGGCAGATGGGAGAGAAACCACTCGACTCCATGGACCACTTGAGAAGTGACACCTCTTCCCCTCTGAACCTCTCGTCGACATCCTCGAAAAACTCACACAGTAGCTCTTACACTCCAAACAGTCTTGCCTCCGAAGACGCCCACGGCGAACCACTGGATTTGTCTTTGCCAAAACACATAAGGGACCTCAAGGCCGAACGAAAGCTCAAGCTGAATGGTTTCGCCATTGAGCGCAACAGCGAACCCCTAAAACACGAACAGGGCACTGAGCCTCTGGACTTGGCCCACATCAAGAAGGAGTTCCACGGGTCCAACACCAATGCCATGGGGAACAACGAGAGCCAGCAGGAGAAGAGTTCCAGCCCCATCTTTGGAATCAACCcttttggtggggggcacatgTACACGTCGCTCCCGCCTCACGGGGCATTTCCGCCTCCAACCTTCATGCCTCCAGCCCAGGCTAGCATCCCAGGGCTGAGGCATTATCCAGGACTGGACCCTATGAGCTTCCTGCCACATATGGCTTACACTTATGCTGCTGGGGCAGCCACATTCGCAGAAATGCAGCAACGAAGGAAGTACCAACGGAAGCCTGGCttccag GGGGAGCTCCTGGATGGTACAGCGGACTATCTGTCAGGCCTGGAGGACCTGACAGACAGCGACTCGCTGCTCTCACGGAAGAAGATTAAGAAGACAGAAAGTGGTATGTACGCGTGTGACTTGTGCGACAAAACATTCCAGAAGACCAGTTCCCTCCTAAGACACAAATATGAGCACACAG GAAAGCGGCCTCACCAGTGCCAGATCTGCAAGAAGGCGTTCAAACACAAGCACCACCTCATCGAACACTCGCGCCTGCACTCGGGAGAGAAGCCCTATCAGTGCGACAAGTGCGGCAAGCGCTTCTCTCACTCCGGTTCTTACTCGCAGCACATGAACCACCGCTACTCCTACTGCAAGCGCGAGGCCGAGGAGCGTGAGGCCGCGGAGAGGGAGGTGCGGGACAAGAGCACGCCGCTGGAGCCCACCGAACTGCTGATGCGCAGGGCCTACCTGCAGGGCCTCGGGCCCCTGGGCTACTCCGACCCCGAGGACCAGGTGGAGGATGCGGCAGCAGGTGGCCGGGGGGGCACCATTCTGAGGGACGGATCTGAGGGAAGCGGGCCCACCAGGGAGGTGGAGTCCGGGGCCTACAGGGAGGTGGAGTCCGGGGCCTACAGGGAGGTGATGGACAGGCGGCGGGAGGAGGGGATGGAggccgaggaggaggaaggggaaggGTTTGAGAGGAAGAGCCCGATGAAAGACGAGGGCGGAGAGATCGGAGAGATGACGGGTCCGGATGAGAAGGACTCGCCGCGAAGGAAAACAGAGAGCAAGTCAGACCCGGATGAGGAGAAGGACGAGGATGCTGATTAA
- the zeb2a gene encoding zinc finger E-box-binding homeobox 2a isoform X2 produces MVEIVLNYENVVEAGSESDEEDRLLASEGEGSPAGVPSREASPRVGHALLSCRGNEEIDARDGPGNHVWRHPGDINGTEERKEEYNPLSPEVSLHGVGNGSVKGDGPSELESFFSKRKLEESVGHAASIAEYLQRGDTAIIYPEAPEEVTRLGTPEANGQDENENDLTPRTPDDFAQLLTCPYCDRGYKRLTSLKEHIKYRHEKNEESFPCPLCSETFAYRTQLERHMATHKPARDQPPILNEAATNRKFKCTECGKAFKYKHHLKEHLRIHSGEKPYECSNCKKRFSHSGSYSSHISSKKCIGLIAINGRVRNGVGTKPGSSPNSAASSPGSPALAQLRHKLESGRSMGMSDPSSHADIKAEPLDFNEYRLMMATQQEFGGPGAFVNGSGRGGSPLGMHGSAQNPLHLGMGLESQLMSYSMMGNNLSEVQKVLQIVDNTVCRQKLDGNPDDISKLRAYMKEMGAQMEEQKLALASPRAGFPGVGHNSPTKSIIDYTLEKVNEAKACLQSLTEDSKRRVVDIKKEKPNHGTEDKGQERNGQYVPFSCQFCKETFQGPIPLHQHERYLCKMNEEIKAALKPNESLTPSHRGLFSSEQQAMMISSALSERGATSPINLFKDHVSVLKAYFAMNTEPNSEELLKISIAVGLPQEFVKEWFAQWKAQTHQTASRKRSPPPERSSVDSNHGLAQESALARSPISLAQYGETVSEHQRNGDSGHRLSKPHQFTGMRQMGEKPLDSMDHLRSDTSSPLNLSSTSSKNSHSSSYTPNSLASEDAHGEPLDLSLPKHIRDLKAERKLKLNGFAIERNSEPLKHEQGTEPLDLAHIKKEFHGSNTNAMGNNESQQEKSSSPIFGINPFGGGHMYTSLPPHGAFPPPTFMPPAQASIPGLRHYPGLDPMSFLPHMAYTYAAGAATFAEMQQRRKYQRKPGFQGELLDGTADYLSGLEDLTDSDSLLSRKKIKKTESGMYACDLCDKTFQKTSSLLRHKYEHTGKRPHQCQICKKAFKHKHHLIEHSRLHSGEKPYQCDKCGKRFSHSGSYSQHMNHRYSYCKREAEEREAAEREVRDKSTPLEPTELLMRRAYLQGLGPLGYSDPEDQVEDAAAGGRGGTILRDGSEGSGPTREVESGAYREVESGAYREVMDRRREEGMEAEEEEGEGFERKSPMKDEGGEIGEMTGPDEKDSPRRKTESKSDPDEEKDEDAD; encoded by the exons TGCTGAACTATGAGAATGTGGTGGAGGCCGGGTCTGAGTCGGACGAGGAGGACAGGCTGCTGGCGTCGGAGGGTGAGGGCAGTCCGGCGGGAGTGCCCAGCCGAGAGGCGTCGCCACGGGTGGGCCACGCCCTGCTGTCCTGCCGTGGCAACGAGGAGATCGACGCCAGAGATGGCCCGGGCAACCATGTCTGGCGCCATCCTGGTGACATCAATGGTACTG aggagagaaaagaagaataCAACCCTTTGAGCCCAGAGGTGTCTCTCCATGGAGTTGGCAATGGTTCAG TGAAGGGCGATGGCCCCTCGGAGCTGGAGAGCTTCTTTTCAAAGCGGAAGCTGGAGGAGAGTGTGGGCCATGCGGCCAGCATTGCTGAATACCTGCAGCGTGGCGACACGGCCATCATTTACCCAGAAGCCCCGGAGGAGGTCACCCGTCTGGGCACTCCCGAGGCCAACGGGCAGGACGAGAACGAAAATG ACCTGACACCCCGGACGCCAGACGACTTTGCCCAGCTGCTGACCTGCCCTTACTGTGACCGTGGCTACAAGCGGCTGACGTCTCTTAAGGAGCACATCAAGTACCGCCATGAGAAGAACGAGGAGAGCTTCCCATGCCCCCTGTGCAGCGAGACATTTGCCTACCGCACACAGCTGGAACGCCATATGGCCACCCACAAGCCAGCTCGAGACCAG CCCCCGATACTGAACGAAGCAGCCACCAACCGAAAGTTCAAATGCACTGAGTGTGGCAAGGCGTTCAAATACAAACATCATCTGAAGGAGCATCTCCGAATTCATAGTG GTGAGAAGCCGTACGAATGCTCCAACTGCAAGAAGCGCTTCTCCCACTCTGGCTCCTACAGCTCCCACATCAGCAGCAAGAAGTGCATCGGCCTGATCGCCATCAACGGCCGCGTGCGCAACGGCGTGGGCACCAAGCCAGGCTCCTCGCCCAACTCCGCCGCCTCCTCGCCAGGCAGCCCTGCCTTGGCGCAGCTCCGCCACAAACTGGAGAGCGGGCGATCCATGGGCATGTCGGACCCGTCCAGCCATGCTGACATCAAAGCGGAGCCGTTGGACTTCAACGAGTACCGGCTCATGATGGCCACCCAGCAGGAGTTTGGAGGTCCGGGTGCCTTTGTCAATGGAAGTGGCCGAGGCGGGAGCCCCCTCGGAATGCACGGGTCCGCCCAGAACCCTCTGCACCTCGGCATGGGGCTGGAGTCCCAGCTCATGAGCTACTCCATGATGGGAAACAACCTGAGCGAGGTGCAGAAGGTCCTCCAAATCGTCGACAACACCGTCTGCCGGCAAAAGCTGGACGGCAACCCTGATGACATCTCCAAGCTGAGGGCCTACATGAAGGAGATGGGGGCTCAGATGGAGGAGCAGAAGCTGGCATTGGCCTCACCCCGAGCGGGCTTCCCCGGGGTAGGTCACAACAGCCCCACGAAAAGCATTATAGACTACACCCTGGAAAAGGTCAACGAGGCCAAAGCCTGCCTCCAGAGTCTCACTGAGGACTCCAAGAGGCGGGTGGTGGACATCAAGAAGGAGAAACCCAACCATGGCACTGAGGACAAGGGTCAAGAGAGGAACGGACAGTATGTACCCTTCTCCTGCCAGTTCTGCAAGGAGACCTTCCAAGGGCCCATTCCCCTGCACCAACACGAGCGGTACCTGTGCAAGATGAATGAGGAGATCAAGGCCGCCCTAAAGCCAAACGAAAGTCTTACTCCAAGCCACCGAGGGCTGTTTAGTTCCGAGCAGCAGGCCATGATGATTTCGTCGGCCCTGTCCGAGCGAGGAGCCACCAGCCCCATCAACCTCTTCAAGGACCACGTGTCCGTGCTGAAAGCCTACTTCGCCATGAACACGGAGCCGAACTCCGAGGAGTTGCTCAAGATCTCCATCGCCGTGGGCCTCCCTCAGGAGTTCGTCAAAGAGTGGTTCGCCCAGTGGAAGGCCCAGACACACCAAACGGCGTCCAGAAAGAGGTCGCCTCCTCCAGAGCGAAGCAGTGTTGACAGCAACCACGGCTTGGCCCAGGAGTCAGCACTTGCCCGATCCCCCATTTCCCTCGCTCAGTACGGGGAGACCGTTTCAGAGCACCAGAGGAATGGGGACTCTGGACACAGACTAAGCAAACCCCACCAGTTTACAGGCATGAGGCAGATGGGAGAGAAACCACTCGACTCCATGGACCACTTGAGAAGTGACACCTCTTCCCCTCTGAACCTCTCGTCGACATCCTCGAAAAACTCACACAGTAGCTCTTACACTCCAAACAGTCTTGCCTCCGAAGACGCCCACGGCGAACCACTGGATTTGTCTTTGCCAAAACACATAAGGGACCTCAAGGCCGAACGAAAGCTCAAGCTGAATGGTTTCGCCATTGAGCGCAACAGCGAACCCCTAAAACACGAACAGGGCACTGAGCCTCTGGACTTGGCCCACATCAAGAAGGAGTTCCACGGGTCCAACACCAATGCCATGGGGAACAACGAGAGCCAGCAGGAGAAGAGTTCCAGCCCCATCTTTGGAATCAACCcttttggtggggggcacatgTACACGTCGCTCCCGCCTCACGGGGCATTTCCGCCTCCAACCTTCATGCCTCCAGCCCAGGCTAGCATCCCAGGGCTGAGGCATTATCCAGGACTGGACCCTATGAGCTTCCTGCCACATATGGCTTACACTTATGCTGCTGGGGCAGCCACATTCGCAGAAATGCAGCAACGAAGGAAGTACCAACGGAAGCCTGGCttccag GGGGAGCTCCTGGATGGTACAGCGGACTATCTGTCAGGCCTGGAGGACCTGACAGACAGCGACTCGCTGCTCTCACGGAAGAAGATTAAGAAGACAGAAAGTGGTATGTACGCGTGTGACTTGTGCGACAAAACATTCCAGAAGACCAGTTCCCTCCTAAGACACAAATATGAGCACACAG GAAAGCGGCCTCACCAGTGCCAGATCTGCAAGAAGGCGTTCAAACACAAGCACCACCTCATCGAACACTCGCGCCTGCACTCGGGAGAGAAGCCCTATCAGTGCGACAAGTGCGGCAAGCGCTTCTCTCACTCCGGTTCTTACTCGCAGCACATGAACCACCGCTACTCCTACTGCAAGCGCGAGGCCGAGGAGCGTGAGGCCGCGGAGAGGGAGGTGCGGGACAAGAGCACGCCGCTGGAGCCCACCGAACTGCTGATGCGCAGGGCCTACCTGCAGGGCCTCGGGCCCCTGGGCTACTCCGACCCCGAGGACCAGGTGGAGGATGCGGCAGCAGGTGGCCGGGGGGGCACCATTCTGAGGGACGGATCTGAGGGAAGCGGGCCCACCAGGGAGGTGGAGTCCGGGGCCTACAGGGAGGTGGAGTCCGGGGCCTACAGGGAGGTGATGGACAGGCGGCGGGAGGAGGGGATGGAggccgaggaggaggaaggggaaggGTTTGAGAGGAAGAGCCCGATGAAAGACGAGGGCGGAGAGATCGGAGAGATGACGGGTCCGGATGAGAAGGACTCGCCGCGAAGGAAAACAGAGAGCAAGTCAGACCCGGATGAGGAGAAGGACGAGGATGCTGATTAA
- the zeb2a gene encoding zinc finger E-box-binding homeobox 2a isoform X3, which yields MKQESMAEGPRCKRRKQANPRRKNVLNYENVVEAGSESDEEDRLLASEGEGSPAGVPSREASPRVGHALLSCRGNEEIDARDGPGNHVWRHPGDINGTEERKEEYNPLSPEVSLHGVGNGSVKGDGPSELESFFSKRKLEESVGHAASIAEYLQRGDTAIIYPEAPEEVTRLGTPEANGQDENENDLTPRTPDDFAQLLTCPYCDRGYKRLTSLKEHIKYRHEKNEESFPCPLCSETFAYRTQLERHMATHKPARDQPPILNEAATNRKFKCTECGKAFKYKHHLKEHLRIHSGEKPYECSNCKKRFSHSGSYSSHISSKKCIGLIAINGRVRNGVGTKPGSSPNSAASSPGSPALAQLRHKLESGRSMGMSDPSSHADIKAEPLDFNEYRLMMATQQEFGGPGAFVNGSGRGGSPLGMHGSAQNPLHLGMGLESQLMSYSMMGNNLSEVQKVLQIVDNTVCRQKLDGNPDDISKLRAYMKEMGAQMEEQKLALASPRAGFPGVGHNSPTKSIIDYTLEKVNEAKACLQSLTEDSKRRVVDIKKEKPNHGTEDKGQERNGQYVPFSCQFCKETFQGPIPLHQHERYLCKMNEEIKAALKPNESLTPSHRGLFSSEQQAMMISSALSERGATSPINLFKDHVSVLKAYFAMNTEPNSEELLKISIAVGLPQEFVKEWFAQWKAQTHQTASRKRSPPPERSSVDSNHGLAQESALARSPISLAQYGETVSEHQRNGDSGHRLSKPHQFTGMRQMGEKPLDSMDHLRSDTSSPLNLSSTSSKNSHSSSYTPNSLASEDAHGEPLDLSLPKHIRDLKAERKLKLNGFAIERNSEPLKHEQGTEPLDLAHIKKEFHGSNTNAMGNNESQQEKSSSPIFGINPFGGGHMYTSLPPHGAFPPPTFMPPAQASIPGLRHYPGLDPMSFLPHMAYTYAAGAATFAEMQQRRKYQRKPGFQGELLDGTADYLSGLEDLTDSDSLLSRKKIKKTESGKRPHQCQICKKAFKHKHHLIEHSRLHSGEKPYQCDKCGKRFSHSGSYSQHMNHRYSYCKREAEEREAAEREVRDKSTPLEPTELLMRRAYLQGLGPLGYSDPEDQVEDAAAGGRGGTILRDGSEGSGPTREVESGAYREVESGAYREVMDRRREEGMEAEEEEGEGFERKSPMKDEGGEIGEMTGPDEKDSPRRKTESKSDPDEEKDEDAD from the exons TGCTGAACTATGAGAATGTGGTGGAGGCCGGGTCTGAGTCGGACGAGGAGGACAGGCTGCTGGCGTCGGAGGGTGAGGGCAGTCCGGCGGGAGTGCCCAGCCGAGAGGCGTCGCCACGGGTGGGCCACGCCCTGCTGTCCTGCCGTGGCAACGAGGAGATCGACGCCAGAGATGGCCCGGGCAACCATGTCTGGCGCCATCCTGGTGACATCAATGGTACTG aggagagaaaagaagaataCAACCCTTTGAGCCCAGAGGTGTCTCTCCATGGAGTTGGCAATGGTTCAG TGAAGGGCGATGGCCCCTCGGAGCTGGAGAGCTTCTTTTCAAAGCGGAAGCTGGAGGAGAGTGTGGGCCATGCGGCCAGCATTGCTGAATACCTGCAGCGTGGCGACACGGCCATCATTTACCCAGAAGCCCCGGAGGAGGTCACCCGTCTGGGCACTCCCGAGGCCAACGGGCAGGACGAGAACGAAAATG ACCTGACACCCCGGACGCCAGACGACTTTGCCCAGCTGCTGACCTGCCCTTACTGTGACCGTGGCTACAAGCGGCTGACGTCTCTTAAGGAGCACATCAAGTACCGCCATGAGAAGAACGAGGAGAGCTTCCCATGCCCCCTGTGCAGCGAGACATTTGCCTACCGCACACAGCTGGAACGCCATATGGCCACCCACAAGCCAGCTCGAGACCAG CCCCCGATACTGAACGAAGCAGCCACCAACCGAAAGTTCAAATGCACTGAGTGTGGCAAGGCGTTCAAATACAAACATCATCTGAAGGAGCATCTCCGAATTCATAGTG GTGAGAAGCCGTACGAATGCTCCAACTGCAAGAAGCGCTTCTCCCACTCTGGCTCCTACAGCTCCCACATCAGCAGCAAGAAGTGCATCGGCCTGATCGCCATCAACGGCCGCGTGCGCAACGGCGTGGGCACCAAGCCAGGCTCCTCGCCCAACTCCGCCGCCTCCTCGCCAGGCAGCCCTGCCTTGGCGCAGCTCCGCCACAAACTGGAGAGCGGGCGATCCATGGGCATGTCGGACCCGTCCAGCCATGCTGACATCAAAGCGGAGCCGTTGGACTTCAACGAGTACCGGCTCATGATGGCCACCCAGCAGGAGTTTGGAGGTCCGGGTGCCTTTGTCAATGGAAGTGGCCGAGGCGGGAGCCCCCTCGGAATGCACGGGTCCGCCCAGAACCCTCTGCACCTCGGCATGGGGCTGGAGTCCCAGCTCATGAGCTACTCCATGATGGGAAACAACCTGAGCGAGGTGCAGAAGGTCCTCCAAATCGTCGACAACACCGTCTGCCGGCAAAAGCTGGACGGCAACCCTGATGACATCTCCAAGCTGAGGGCCTACATGAAGGAGATGGGGGCTCAGATGGAGGAGCAGAAGCTGGCATTGGCCTCACCCCGAGCGGGCTTCCCCGGGGTAGGTCACAACAGCCCCACGAAAAGCATTATAGACTACACCCTGGAAAAGGTCAACGAGGCCAAAGCCTGCCTCCAGAGTCTCACTGAGGACTCCAAGAGGCGGGTGGTGGACATCAAGAAGGAGAAACCCAACCATGGCACTGAGGACAAGGGTCAAGAGAGGAACGGACAGTATGTACCCTTCTCCTGCCAGTTCTGCAAGGAGACCTTCCAAGGGCCCATTCCCCTGCACCAACACGAGCGGTACCTGTGCAAGATGAATGAGGAGATCAAGGCCGCCCTAAAGCCAAACGAAAGTCTTACTCCAAGCCACCGAGGGCTGTTTAGTTCCGAGCAGCAGGCCATGATGATTTCGTCGGCCCTGTCCGAGCGAGGAGCCACCAGCCCCATCAACCTCTTCAAGGACCACGTGTCCGTGCTGAAAGCCTACTTCGCCATGAACACGGAGCCGAACTCCGAGGAGTTGCTCAAGATCTCCATCGCCGTGGGCCTCCCTCAGGAGTTCGTCAAAGAGTGGTTCGCCCAGTGGAAGGCCCAGACACACCAAACGGCGTCCAGAAAGAGGTCGCCTCCTCCAGAGCGAAGCAGTGTTGACAGCAACCACGGCTTGGCCCAGGAGTCAGCACTTGCCCGATCCCCCATTTCCCTCGCTCAGTACGGGGAGACCGTTTCAGAGCACCAGAGGAATGGGGACTCTGGACACAGACTAAGCAAACCCCACCAGTTTACAGGCATGAGGCAGATGGGAGAGAAACCACTCGACTCCATGGACCACTTGAGAAGTGACACCTCTTCCCCTCTGAACCTCTCGTCGACATCCTCGAAAAACTCACACAGTAGCTCTTACACTCCAAACAGTCTTGCCTCCGAAGACGCCCACGGCGAACCACTGGATTTGTCTTTGCCAAAACACATAAGGGACCTCAAGGCCGAACGAAAGCTCAAGCTGAATGGTTTCGCCATTGAGCGCAACAGCGAACCCCTAAAACACGAACAGGGCACTGAGCCTCTGGACTTGGCCCACATCAAGAAGGAGTTCCACGGGTCCAACACCAATGCCATGGGGAACAACGAGAGCCAGCAGGAGAAGAGTTCCAGCCCCATCTTTGGAATCAACCcttttggtggggggcacatgTACACGTCGCTCCCGCCTCACGGGGCATTTCCGCCTCCAACCTTCATGCCTCCAGCCCAGGCTAGCATCCCAGGGCTGAGGCATTATCCAGGACTGGACCCTATGAGCTTCCTGCCACATATGGCTTACACTTATGCTGCTGGGGCAGCCACATTCGCAGAAATGCAGCAACGAAGGAAGTACCAACGGAAGCCTGGCttccag GGGGAGCTCCTGGATGGTACAGCGGACTATCTGTCAGGCCTGGAGGACCTGACAGACAGCGACTCGCTGCTCTCACGGAAGAAGATTAAGAAGACAGAAAGTG GAAAGCGGCCTCACCAGTGCCAGATCTGCAAGAAGGCGTTCAAACACAAGCACCACCTCATCGAACACTCGCGCCTGCACTCGGGAGAGAAGCCCTATCAGTGCGACAAGTGCGGCAAGCGCTTCTCTCACTCCGGTTCTTACTCGCAGCACATGAACCACCGCTACTCCTACTGCAAGCGCGAGGCCGAGGAGCGTGAGGCCGCGGAGAGGGAGGTGCGGGACAAGAGCACGCCGCTGGAGCCCACCGAACTGCTGATGCGCAGGGCCTACCTGCAGGGCCTCGGGCCCCTGGGCTACTCCGACCCCGAGGACCAGGTGGAGGATGCGGCAGCAGGTGGCCGGGGGGGCACCATTCTGAGGGACGGATCTGAGGGAAGCGGGCCCACCAGGGAGGTGGAGTCCGGGGCCTACAGGGAGGTGGAGTCCGGGGCCTACAGGGAGGTGATGGACAGGCGGCGGGAGGAGGGGATGGAggccgaggaggaggaaggggaaggGTTTGAGAGGAAGAGCCCGATGAAAGACGAGGGCGGAGAGATCGGAGAGATGACGGGTCCGGATGAGAAGGACTCGCCGCGAAGGAAAACAGAGAGCAAGTCAGACCCGGATGAGGAGAAGGACGAGGATGCTGATTAA